A stretch of DNA from Globicephala melas chromosome 19, mGloMel1.2, whole genome shotgun sequence:
TCAGGACCTCCCCTCTGCGGCAGAGTTTCTCATTCCTGGCTCCTTGCCATAATTTTCTGGGAGACAAAAAGATGCTCTGAAGTTCACCCCAGGTGGGGTGACTGGCATTCCTGGGACCAGGCCAGGTGCAGGGGTTTATTTAAAGTgccccctggggcttccctggtggcgcagtggttgagagtccgcctgccgatgcaggggacacaggttcgtgccctggtccgggaggatcccacataccgcggagcggctgggcccgtgagccatggccgctgagcctgcgcgtccggagcctgtgctccgcaacgggagaggccacaacagtgagaggcccgtgtaccgcaaaaaaaataataataataaataaataaaataaaataaagtgcccCCTGGTGATTTTGGCTGCTGtgtccccatttctcccacctggACACCAAGGCGTGGAGGGGCGGGGTTGGTAGGGGGCTCCCAGTGCATGACCTGACCCCTCTCTTCCCCCGCAGTGTACCACTGGGTGGAGATGCGGACCAAGATGCGCATCATGGGCTTCCGGGGCACGGTCATCAAGCCGCTGAACGAGGAGGCGGCCGCCGAGCTGGGCGCCGAGCTGCTGGGCGAGGCCACCGTCTTCATCGTGGGCGGCGGCTGCCTGGTGCTGGAGTACTGGCGCCACCAGGCGCACCAGCGTCACAAGGAAGAGGAGCAGAGCGCCGCCTGGGACGCGATGCGGGACGAGGTGGGCCGCGTGGCGCTGGCGCTGGAGGCCCTGCAGGCGCAGGTGCAGGCGGCGCCGCCGCCGGGCGCCCTGGAGGAGCTGCAGGCGCAGATGCAAGAGGTGCGCGCCCAGCTCTGCGCCGCAGGCCCGCCGCCCGCGCCCCAGGCAGCATCCACGTCCCAGAAAGTGTCCTCATCCGAGGAAAAGGAGCCTGCCGAAGCCTGCACTTAGACGTGGCCCTGTGTGTCCTGATGTGGCCTTCTGCCTGCGTTACCCCTACCTGTGCTGGCCCAGTGGAAACCACCGGGATGTGGATGGAACTTGGATTAGGTCACCCCATACCGACCCGTGGTACCTTCCCCTGCGACCAGCCCCCAGCAGGTGAAGCGTTCCAACACAGCCCCCTCCAACCTCTGGCTCATTTGGTACAGTCCGCAGTGCTGTCTCTCCAGCTCACTCCAAACCACAAAGACCTATGGGGTCCCAGCCAGCAGGACAACGTGCTCACTCCTCCGGCAGAAGAAAAAATGGAACCGGACTTGAGCCAGATCGATCTATCAGCCCTCCATCTACTTGATCAGTGTTAACTTTTCCCCGGGACTCTTACATCGGAATACCTCCTTCCCTTTGTCAGTTGGTACAGGCTGTCGTAAGGAAGCGCAGTGTCTTTCAGTGAGCGTCTGCCTCTCCCACCTTCTAAGGTGGGCTTTCTCTGGGCATCACTCCTcttatgaggggaaaaaaaagggatcTTGGCTTGCAGTTGATCCATCGAATATTACACCTTTCACCTTAACCTGATCCGTGGTACCTTCCCCTGAGACACTCAAACGGAATATTCCAACAGAACCCCCCCTCATCCTTCAGTCTGCGGCACAACCCACTGGAATGGCTATGCAGGGTCTCCTGGTAATGCCCTACCAACCCTGCTTCTGGTGGAAAATTTGATCCTGTCTGTGGCTAGTCAGACCTGTCTTTCAGCCTCAGCCCCCTGTCAACCTGTCCTCAGAGTCCCTGGGCCTTTCCTGACGTGTCCTTTCCTACCTTCCCCACTGTTTCTTCAGTGGCCTCTCTCAGGGGACTGCCGGCCATGATCACAGCCCCCATGTTCCGTCCGATCTCTAGATCTCTGTGCTGTTGCCTTCCTTCCCTGCAGCTCTGGACTGGTCCAGCTGTCCCCCCCCTGCCTCCATAACCCCCTCTATCCCACCGGGCTAGGCCACCAGTTGGTCTTACCTTTGTTATTTAGtttccagggctgccataacaagtgACCACAAACtcgatggcttaaaacaacaggagtttattctttcacagttctggaggccagagatctgaaatcaaggtgttcgCAGGGTCACGCTCCCTCcacaggctctaggggaggatccttccttacctcttcagCTTCTCTTGGcctcaggcattccttggcttggggCCCCCTatctccagtctctgcttccatcttcacctGGCCTTCTTTTGCTCTCTGTCTCTTGGAAAGACTCCTGTCGTTGGATTCAGGGCTTACCCTAAATCTAGGATGATTTCACTTTGAAATCCTTAACtgaattacatctacaaagaccctttttccacaGAAGCTCCCATAACTTTCCCTGGGTTAGGATGTGGACACCTCTTTTGGTGGGCcgccattcaacccactacacctccccaccccaggagTACGCTGGGACTCCTGCCAACCCCGTGGGGGATTCAGGGAACCACAAGGGTGAGAGGAACAGTCCAGGAACCACCATTCATTACCTGGAGTCTCTTCCAGGACTCACCTCTGAAGCGGGAGGGGTCTGGGCCCCACCAGTCTGCATCCTGTCTTTCAGACTGTAGGTGTTTTCCAATTAAAAGAGCCCTGGAGAGAGGAAGTCATCTGAAGGGTGTGTCAGAGAATCATGATCTGATCTCCAAAATGAGTACAAGCCTCATTAAAATTAGGAGAGAAGCTGGGAGAGTTCTGATGGGGGTGAGTGGTAGAGCATCGTccaagatggggaaactgaggcccagcggAAGCAAAGGGACTTGCCTGAGGCCAGCAAGCCAGTGAGGTGATGAAGCAGTaagagcagaggcagggagggagatggagaaggGATGCAGGGTGCTTGAGGGTACTGGTACAGGGCAAGGAGGAAGATGAGAGGGAGGTGGATTgctgggagaggggcagagaTCTCTACACAGAGGCCAAAGGCACCCGAGGGGCAGCATTGAGAGTGTCAGAACAGCCCCAGATTACACCCAAGATCTTAGCATTTAATGAATGAGGTTAGATCCATTCCACCTGGGCCCGTTTCCCAGCAGCTCTAGGTGAAGTGGGAAGGGCcagctttctctccctccctccctccctcacctcactgCCCCAGCGGAGTGAAAATACTCTGGACACAAGACCTCCCCAGAGAGAAAACCAAGAAACCAGGGTTCTGAAACAGCATCTTAATTCCTTCTAGAAGAGCCCCCTCTGATGTAGAGGGAGCTGAGAGAGGTGGACCCCAGGTAGGGGTACCTTTAAAATTGGAAGTGACTTGAGTGGGTTAAATGACGAGGGGAAGAAGGCAAGAGACAGAGCTACCACTGGATGATGGGGTGATTGATGGAGCCAGGTGAGCAGGCTTAGTGCCTGTTGCCATGGTTACCCCAGGGCAGTCCACTCTGGCACTGACACATCCCTGGAGCACGGGTTGCCACAGGCCAGGGACTGTTTTACTGCCCTCCCCACATCATGTCAATGTCAGTGACCCATCTTGTCAATAAGGTGTGGTCATCATCAAAATAGGTGGAGTTTATTGAGCTCTGGTTAGGTGCGGGGCAccgttctaagtgctttacatagtCCCCATAACATTTTCTTTGTTGCCttgatgaggaaaccgaggcgcAGTGAGGGAAAatcacctgcccaaggtcacacaggcaggGAAGAAGCAGAGGTGGTGTGTGAAGACGGGCAGTCTGAGTCAGAACCCGTAACCCCTGCGCCATCCTGACCCTGACGTAGTGCTGCACTCACATCTCCGAGACTCAAAACTCAGCCCTGACGTGTACTTACGTGTGGCGATACCTCGTGGGATGCATCCGCTTCACccactgggtgggggtgggatcaGCATGTGTGGAAGTGGAAAGAGTCCCCTCTCAAAATGCACAAGGCCAGAGGATGCTTCATCGCTCTGGTTTCCTGCTAGCTAAAATTTTGTATACATTTGTGACTTGGGGAGAGGGGTTAGAATAAATTTGTAATCCAAATTGGTTGTCTTCAAGTTGAtgcattttttccccatatttaaaaaaaagcccCGTTAACCTGAGAAAAAATatccttcatttattctttcattcaggaAACTGTCAccgatgggacttccctggtggtgcggtggttaggactccacgctcccaatgcagggggcccgggtttgatccctggttggggaactagatcccccatgcatgccacagctataGAGCTGACgggcctcaactaaggagcccacctgctgcaactaagacccggcgcaaccgaataaataaatattaaaaaaaaaaaaaaactgtctgaGGTGCCCACCATGTTCCTCACCATGTTCTGTGCAGTGCTGGGGTCCCAGCCGTGACCGAGACAGCCCCAACCCTGCCCTCATGGGGGCTCACAGTCCAGTGGGGGGACGAATGCACATACAGACATTTCTTTTCCAATGTTACCTGCCCTGTGGTTATTTGGGAAGAAGGGACCAGGCTGAATCCCAACTCCTCCCCTCCTGAGGGACTCAGTGCTTTAGggcattaaaaaacagaaacgcTTATTTAAACACTGGCTCTGAAAAGCCTCATAGGATGTCCCAAGGGCTCTGCTTCTCCTGTCCCTTGTCAGGCCCCATTGTCCCCTGTACTGGTTTCCCTGTTGGGAAGGCCCTTGCCTGGGGAGAGCCACCCCAGGAGAAGATGGATTCTGTAAAGCCCCGTCTGATCCATTGGCCCATATGGTCATCTCTGAGCTGGCCACTGGTGCTGTGACTGCAGGCCGgggtcccccagccccagcacacagagggagaggagaagcatGTCCAGAGGAGAATCCACCCGCTCGCTAGACAAACGTtgactgagcacctgctgtgtgcctggcccCATTCTAGTAGCTGGGAGTCAGCCAGGAGCGAGGCAAGGTCACCGCCACCACGAGCCAACATCTAGTGTAGGGAAgcagacaataaagaaaaatgatccaGTGTCGGGGTGATGAGGGCTGAGAAGAAAGAGTTCGGGAGTAATAGGGATGGCTGATTTCGATCAGGTGCTCAGGGAGGAGGTGACATGAGAGGAGCTGCCAGAGAGTGTTGTTAGTATCTacagaggccctgaggcaggtgTGGGGATCAGCCTTTCCCTGGAACAGCGGGAGGATCTGCTATCAGCATTGAGCCCGGGCTAGCGAACCAAGGGCCTGGCGCTGCCTGTCTTTGGGAACAAAGATTTATTGGGACATAGCCACACCcgtgtgtttatgtatattttttatggtTGCTTTTGCACGGCAATGACAGATTTGAGTCATTTGCGATAAATACCACGTGGCCTTCAAAGATGCAAATATTTACTGTCAAGGCCTTTCCGTAAAGAGTTTACAGGCCGGAGAACAGAATAAGCAAGGGGAGGAGGATGGGCGAGGGACTCAGGAGCACAAAGGCTGGCCCCCTTTTGCCTCAGTTGGCACAGCTCTGGAGGGTCTTACCAGCTCCGATACCCCATCGGGTGtcctcttgggcctccctgtCCGCTCCCGCTTCCGTCACTCCCCACCCACAGGAGCTACTCCCTGGAGACGCCGCGATAACCCCGCTGTTCAAAGATCTCAGAGTCTCCCCCTCAGTCTACGGCAGCAAGGCACAATGAGACGCATGGTTAATATAGTCCACCATgttcatatttatataataattcgCAATTCACCCTATATACGTAGGATAAGCGCTGTGTAATTCATGCATTAGGTGACATAATGGAATATGATGCCACATAGAATGgaatataaaaatcttttttgtgtAATATGTCACATGACGTTATATATTCCatgttgtgtgtgttgtgtgtgtatatatttaccattGGAAGGAAAATTTCGCTAAAAACTGCCTTTAATATGTGCAGTGCAGTTTGGTATTTCCTGTTGTATTGCATTTCATGAAGAAAAACTACAGCTGTATATAGATATGATCATATACACCTAATATGTATCCTAACCATATAAAATCTATTGTATTATATAACACAggataatatatatcatatatcatatattacaTATCTTGTTAGAACAAAAGTTTCGCTAAACAATAATCGCCCTTACCGTGTGCAACGCACTCTGTTACTTTCTATtcacttttattctctttcataAAGAAAAGCATACACACATGTATGGATTATACAAACCTACGTAAAGCGGGCTGCCTTGGGCTACGGCGAAGACTTTGGCGTTTCCTGTGGGGTAAGCAGGAGCCACGGGAGGTGCTCTGAGCAGAAGAGGGATGTGAACTGGCTTAGTTTTAACAGGATCCCCAGACGCACTATTGTGGGCAAAGGTGGAAGCCGCCAGCCCAGCGAAGAGGCAGCTCTGATTGTCCAAGCGGGAGGCGATGGTGGCTGGACCAGGCGGAGACAGTGGAGGTAGACAGAAGTGGGATTCTGGGCATATTAATATATCAGAGGTGGAGCAGACAGGATTTACTGAGTGATGGGAGGTGGGGAGTCATTGATGGCTTCAAGGTTTTTGCTCTGTGTATGGACAAGGGACATACTGGTGCTGAGATGGTGAGGCTGCAGCAGAAGCAGTGTGAGGAGACATGGATAGCCTTGCCCTTGCCTTGCCCCTGGTCGCCTCAGATTTGGGAGCCCTCTGGCAGGCTTTGGTTATTTGTTCTGAATGGCAGCCAGCGAGGGCTGGAAAGACAGTCCTGGTCTCTCTCCTCGCGCTGTGAAACTGACATTCTTTATCTCACAGGTGCCTCCATCAGGGCATGCTACTGGAGTCCATTTGGGACGTCCTGGAGGAAGGAGGCAACTGGAGGTGGTGGGCTCGGGCTTGGGACTCCAGTCTTAGGGCTCCCCTCACCCCTGGAACGGCAGCACCCAGACCAGGCTTCCCAGAGGCGCCTCCACCTAGTAAGGGCTGACATGGACCTGGGGGCGGGGGTACCGCGGGGTCCGTCACATCCAAGATGCCTGCCTCACTCGGAGGCCACATCCTTGTGCCTTGATACTTATTATATTTTGATAGTCTCTTCCTAGAGTTCAGCCATTCCAGGGAAACCAAAGTCCCCTCCCTGAAAGGAATCCTGTCTCTGGTTTGGGGGCAATGTTGGCAGAACCCTTTTGGGAGTGATCTGGCCATGCCACCTTTGTGGGCATGGACGCtgtccccctcttccctctcGTGAGCGATCTGCACACGCCTCTCTGGCCAGCATGAACGTTTCCTCAGGGAGATGCCAAGTGCTAAAGAACAGCATAGGTTACAAACATTTATAGTTAATATAAAAATGCCCCCTAAAAGCTCTGCGAAGTGTCAGAGGAGCTGTCAACACTTGCAGTTATCACACTTAAAAATTCTTCAGCCCAAACAGTGCACAGTAgaatttcattattcttttaatttgcatttaccttGTTTTACCTGAGCTGCATTTTCTTGTTTTACCTGAGCTGAGCGTCTTTTCGGCCATTTATTGGACGTTTGTTCTGCTTTTGAAAAATGCCCGTTTTCATTGTCTGAAATTAATGTTCGTTTCTGGTGTGTTTTGTCCTACTgaaagttttttcatttttaagtaacTGAATCTAtgagtcttttttctttcaggcacttgttttttctgtctttatttgaGAAGGGCTTCTCAACCCCAAGAATTTGTATCTCCAACTCTCCCTTCTTCTAATATTTGTATCGACGTTCTCTTTGTGCTTGTCATTCACTGAGCTTGTGTTGCATTGTGTTTTGGTTCCTAATGAGTATAACGTTGGGATCTGCGTTCTTCAGTTTCTAAATGTATGGCTGGCTGACATCTCGAAGTGCATGGAATGGCCCATCCTTTCCCTCCTCACCTGGGACTGGACAGCCGCGTTCGCTGTGTTCCCCGGTCACAAGTACCTTTTTCTCAATCCTGTTCTGTCAACCGTTTGTCCGTCCTGCACCAACACCAGGTCTTTTGAATGCCAAGATCTTGAAAATAGTTTTTGGTCTCTTCAAGGCAACCTGCCAGTCTCGTTGTTATTTTCAAACTTATCTGAGTTATTCCTGTGCCTTTGCTCCTTGATATGCATTTTTGAAGGTTAATGGACTTTActttttgagcagttttaggcttagagaaaaatggagcagaaagtacagagaattcccacagATCCCCTCCCCCCATAGGCGCACGTAGTTGCCCCTATTACTAACATCTTGCGTTAGtgtgtacatttgttacaattgagaagcaaatatatgtatatttttaacatctttattggggtataattgctttacaatggtgtgttagtttctgctttataacaaagtgaatcagttatacagagaagcaaatattgatatattactaAAGTCAGTAGtttaaggttcactcttggtgttgtatattccgtgggtttggacaaatgtataatgacgtgtatccaccattataatgTCACACAGAATGGTTTTGCTGCCCTAAAAATCCACCTGTTCATTGCTCCCTCCCCGACCCTGAGTCCCTGGCAACACTGATCTCTATACTCTCTCCATAGTTTGGCATGGTATGAACCCTCTGCACCTCTGTCTGTCGCTTACTGACACTCCTGCATTTGCTGAGTCAGTGAATCCATGAGTGTCAAAAGATACCTGGCCAAATCCCAGCCAGATAGCCTCCAGGCCCTCCCATCCTATAGTGTGAACTGAATGGTGGCCCCCTAAGGAGCCTAGGTcccaatccctggaacctgtgaatgtgaccttatcggATAAAaatttttgcagatgtgattgagTTAAAGGTattgaggggcttcccaggtggcgcagtggttgagagtccgcctgccgatgcaggggacacaggttcgtgccccggtccgggaagatcccacatgccgcggagcagctaggcccgtgagtcatggccgctgagcctgcacatccggagcctgtgctccgcaacgggagaggccacaacagtgagaggcccgcgtaccgcaaaaagaaaaaaaaagaaaagcagatgggCTCTGAATCTCTAGGGAGAAGATATTTAGGATTGCTGTCACTTTTTGGGGAACAGAAGATCCCCTGCAAAATATCCCTCTCAAgaaacttttgaaatatttagaagcttatttttacttattttgagGCATTGGCTAAAAGGCATTAAGTTACAACCCAATTTGCAGCCAGTAAATTAGTATCTGCGAATTAACCAACACTCTTTGTGACTTagtctgttt
This window harbors:
- the OPA3 gene encoding optic atrophy 3 protein isoform X1 produces the protein MPLATAKMVVGAFPMAKLLYLGIRQVSKPLANRIKEAARRSEFFKTYICLPPAQLYHWVEMRTKMRIMGFRGTVIKPLNEEAAAELGAELLGEATVFIVGGGCLVLEYWRHQAHQRHKEEEQSAAWDAMRDEVGRVALALEALQAQVQAAPPPGALEELQAQMQEVRAQLCAAGPPPAPQAASTSQKVSSSEEKEPAEACT